A part of Actinobaculum sp. 313 genomic DNA contains:
- a CDS encoding YifB family Mg chelatase-like AAA ATPase, with the protein MIIGVAQAMSVVGVEGHPVRIEAAILSGLPSFTIVGLPDTAVSESRERLRAAFAASGITFPSARLTVNLSPADTPKTGTGFDLGIAVAILGAMGGRSSESGTYLLGELGLDGSVRRVRGVLPAALAAHREQAQRMIVPWGSGGEAELAHVPATEVWHLSQLAVAAGVTCSGIPKEPVPYSESQAATESLPDLCDVRGQVEARRALEVAAAGGHHLLMTGAPGIGKSMLACRLPGILPALSTDEAVEVAAIASVTGDFTGRISHVPPIAAPHHTASAVALVGGGSVPRPGAASRAHRGVLFLDELPEFSTHALQALRQPMESGRVEIHRARATVSFPASFQLIGAANPCRCGRYLDGPGKCTCSVRERRDYFRRIGGPLLDRFDLNVVLHRPSRAALAMAGEPEPSARVAERVLRARERQRRRLAGTPWTRNAQVPGTWLRRHVDVPQAVVRDLDRALAQGEVTMRAVDKVFRLAWTIADLAGHDSPDQGDFHQAFTYRLRGGFYGAA; encoded by the coding sequence ATGATAATCGGCGTGGCACAGGCGATGTCGGTGGTGGGGGTGGAAGGGCATCCGGTACGGATTGAGGCGGCCATCCTTTCTGGGCTGCCATCGTTCACCATCGTCGGGCTGCCGGATACCGCAGTGTCCGAATCGCGGGAGCGCCTGCGAGCTGCGTTTGCGGCATCGGGGATCACCTTCCCTTCAGCACGACTGACCGTCAACCTATCGCCCGCCGACACGCCGAAAACTGGAACAGGATTTGACCTGGGGATCGCGGTGGCGATTCTCGGCGCCATGGGTGGACGGTCCAGCGAATCGGGTACCTATCTGTTGGGTGAGCTGGGCCTGGATGGGTCCGTGCGGCGGGTGCGCGGCGTTCTTCCCGCGGCTCTGGCCGCACACCGAGAACAGGCACAGCGCATGATCGTTCCGTGGGGAAGCGGCGGGGAGGCTGAGCTGGCGCATGTGCCAGCAACGGAGGTCTGGCATTTGAGCCAATTGGCTGTTGCCGCCGGAGTCACCTGTTCAGGTATTCCCAAGGAGCCGGTGCCATACTCTGAATCCCAGGCCGCTACCGAGTCATTGCCTGACTTATGTGATGTACGCGGCCAAGTGGAGGCGCGGCGGGCCCTGGAAGTTGCGGCGGCCGGCGGACACCATCTGCTGATGACGGGTGCGCCCGGAATTGGCAAGTCGATGCTGGCCTGCCGCCTTCCGGGTATTCTCCCGGCTCTGAGCACCGATGAGGCGGTGGAAGTTGCCGCCATTGCATCGGTGACTGGCGATTTCACCGGAAGAATCAGCCACGTGCCTCCCATTGCCGCGCCGCACCATACGGCCAGCGCGGTTGCACTGGTGGGTGGCGGGTCCGTACCACGCCCTGGAGCGGCTTCGCGTGCGCACCGTGGCGTGCTGTTCCTCGACGAACTTCCGGAGTTCTCCACCCACGCCCTACAGGCACTTCGCCAACCGATGGAGTCTGGACGCGTGGAGATACACCGCGCCCGAGCCACGGTCTCTTTCCCGGCGAGTTTTCAACTCATTGGCGCGGCAAATCCTTGCCGCTGTGGCAGGTATTTGGACGGGCCGGGCAAATGCACATGCTCGGTGCGTGAACGGCGCGACTATTTCCGCCGGATCGGCGGACCGCTATTGGATCGCTTTGACCTGAATGTTGTACTGCATCGGCCCTCGCGAGCAGCTCTGGCCATGGCGGGGGAGCCTGAACCGAGCGCCCGGGTGGCGGAGAGGGTGCTCCGGGCGCGGGAGAGGCAGCGCAGGCGCCTGGCGGGTACTCCGTGGACACGCAACGCGCAGGTTCCGGGTACGTGGCTGCGGCGTCACGTGGATGTGCCGCAGGCTGTGGTGCGCGATCTGGACCGGGCTCTCGCGCAAGGGGAGGTTACCATGCGCGCCGTCGACAAGGTCTTCCGTTTGGCCTGGACCATTGCCGACTTGGCAGGCCATGATTCGCCAGATCAAGGCGACTTTCACCAGGCGTTCACGTATCGCTTAAGGGGAGGATTCTATGGAGCGGCATAG